The Streptomyces sp. WZ-12 genome segment CGGAGGTCGCCCGGCTGGTGGCCGAGGCGACGAAGGAGGCCGAGGCGCTCACGTCGGAGGCCGAGTCACTGCGGGCGGATGCCCGGGCGGAGGCGGATCGGCTCCTCGCCGAGGCGCAGGAGACGGCGCGCTCGAAGGTCGCGGAGGATTCCGCGGCGCAGTTGGCGAAGGCGGCGCGGGCCGCGGAGGAGATGTTGTCGAAGGCGTCGCAGGACGCCAAGGCGACGACGAAGGCGGCCGCCGAGGAGGCGGAGCGGCTGCGCCGGGAGGCGGAGGCGGAGGCGGATCGGCTGCGGGAGCAGGCGCACGACACCGCCGAGCAGCTCAAGGGCGCGGCGAAGAACGACACCAAGGAATACCGGGCCAAGACCGCCGAGCTCCAGGAGGAGGCGCGGCGGCTGCGCGGTGAGGCGGAGCAGCTTCGGGCGGACGCGGTCGCGGAGGGCGAGCGGATCCGGGGCGAGGCGCGCCGGGAGGCGGTTCAGCAGATCGAGGAGGCGGCGGGGACCGCCGAGGGGCTGCTGGCCGAGGCCAAGTCGGATGCGGAGGAGTCCCGTTCGGGCGCGGTCGCGGAGAGCGAGCGGGTGCGGACGGAGGCGATCGAGCGGGCGTCGGCGCTGCGCCGGCAGGCCGATGAGGCGCTGGAGCGGGCCCGTGCGGAGGCCGAGCAGCTCCTGTTGGAGGGCACGCAGGCCGCCGAGGAGCTGACGGACGAGGCGGAGAAGAGCGCCGCGAAGCTGCGGGCGGAGGCCGAGGAGGCCGCCGAGGAGCGGCGGGCGGAGGCCCAGGCGGAGCTGGACCGGCTGCAGGGCGAGGCCGAGGAGAAGCTGGCGGCGGCCGAGGAGTCGCTGCGCGAAGCGCGTTCCGGGGCCGAGCAGTTGCGGCGGGAGACGCAGGAGGAGGCGGCCCGGCTCAAGGCGGAGGCCGCGGAGCGGCGGCGTGCGCTGCAGCAGCAGGCCGAGGAGGAGGCCGAGCGGCTGCGGTCGGAGGCGGCCGGGGACGCGTCGACGGCGCGGGCCGAGGCGGAGTCGGCGGCGGCGGCCCTGCGGGGCGAGGCGGCGGCGGAGGCCGAGCGGCTGAAGGCGGAGGCGCAGGAGACCGCGGACCGGGTGCGTGCGGAGGCGGCGGCGGCCGCCGAGCGGACGGGCACGGAGGCCGCGGAGGCGTTGGCCGAGGCGCAGGAGGAGGCGGCCCGGCGGCGTCGGGAGGCCGAGCAGCTCCTGGGTGAGGCGCGCGAGGAGGCGCACCAGGAGCGGACGGCGGCGCGGGAGCAGAGCGAGGAGTTGCTGGCGTCGGCCCGTACGCGGGTCAGTGAGGCGCAGGCGGAGGCCGAGCAGCTCGTCGAGGAGGCGGACCGGCGGGCCGCGGAGTTGGTGGCGGCGGCCGAGCAGACCGCGCAGCAGGTGCGGGATGCGGTCGCGGGGCTGCACGAGCAGGCCAACGAGGAGATCGCGGGGCTGCGTTCGGCGGCGGAGCATGTCGCGGAGCGGACGAAGTCCGAGGCGCAGGAGGAGGCCGACCGGGTCCGGGCGGATGCGCATGCCGAGCGCGAGCGGGCCGCGGAGGATGCGGCGCGGGTGCGTCAGGAGGCGCAGGAGGCCGCGGAGGCCGCCAAGTCGCTTGCGGAGCGGGCGGTTTTGGAGGCTTCCGAGGAGGGCGAGCGGCTGCGCTCGGAGGCGGCCGAGGTCCTGGACGGGGCGCGTCGGGACGCCAACACCGCGCGCACGGAGGCCGCGGAGCAGGCCGACCAACTGGTGTCGGAAGCAACCGCACAGGCCGAGGAGTTGGTCGCCGAGGCGACCGCGAAGGCCACGAAGTCGGTGGCGGACGCCACGGCGCGGGCGCAGCAGCTGCGGACCGACGCGTCGGACGCGTTGGCGTCGGCGGAGCAGGACGCGGCGCGGGCCCGTGCGGAGGCGCGGGACGATGCGAACCGGATGCGGTCGGAGGCGGCCGAGCAGACCGACCGGCTGGTGACCGAGGCCCGTGCGGAGGCCGAACGGATCGTCAACGAGGCGACGGAGCTGACGTCTTCGGCGCAGGATGACGCGGACCGGACGGTCCGGGAGGGTCAGGAGGCCGCGGAGCGGCTGCGCGCGGAGGGCGAGCAGCGGGCGCAGCGGATGGTCACGGAGGCGTCGGAGGCGGCCGAGCGGCTGCGGGCGGACGCGGCCGAGGTGCTGGAGGGTGCCCGGGCGGACGCGGAGCGGACCGGCGACGCGGCGCGCACGGCGGCGAACAAGACGCGGGCGGACGCGGCGGCGCAGGCCGACGAGTTGGTGGCGGAGGCGGCCGGCGAGGCGGAGCGGCTGCGCACGGAGGCGGCGGAGCGGACCGCGGAGGCCGAGCGGGAGGCGGACCGTACCCGGGCGGACGCGCGGGAGCAGGCCGACCGGATGGTGGCGACGGCCACGGCGGAGGCGGACCGGTTGCGCGCCGAGGCGGCGGAGACGGTCACGTCGGCGCAGGAGCACGCCACGCGGACGCGGGCGGAGTCGGCGAAGGTCCGTGAGGAGGCCGAGGCGGCCGCGGAGCGGACGCGTACCGAGGCGGCCGGCGAGGCGGACCGGGTGCTGGACGAGGCCCGTAAGGACGCCGCGAAGCGCCGTGGTGACGCGGCCGAGCAGGCCGACCAGTTGATCGCCAAGGCGCAGGAGGAGGCGCTGAAGACGGCGACCGCCGCCGAGGAGCAGTCCGACGCGATGGTCGGGGCGGCCCGCAAGGAGGCCGAGCGGATCGTGCGGGAGGGCACCGCGGAGGGCAACTCGCTGGTGGAGAAGGCCCGTACGGACGCCGATACGTTGCTCGGCGAGGCGCGGCGGGACGCGACGGCCATAAGGGAGCGGTCCGAGGAGCTGCGGGGCCGGATCGAGTCCGAGGTCGAGGAGTTGCACGAGCGGGCCCGTCGGGAGTCGTCGGAGGCGATGAAGAACGCCGGGGAGCGGGTCGACAAGCTGATCGCGCAGGCCACGGAGCAGCAGGTGGCGGCCGAGGCGAAGGCCGACAAGCTGATGTCGGACGCGAACAGCGAGGCGAGCAAGGTCCGGATCGCCGCGGTCAAGAAGGCCGAGGGTCTGATCAAGGAGGCCGAGAACAAGAAGGCCGCGGCGGTGCGGGACGCGGAGAAGATGCGCGCCGAGGCCAAGGAGGAGGCCGCGCAGATCGTGGCGGAGGGCAAGCGCGAGTTGGAGGTGCTGGCGCGTCGTCAGGCGGACATCAACACCGAGATCTCCCGTGTCCAGAACGTCCTGGAGGCGTTGGAGTCGTTCGAGGTGCCGACGCAGGGCGGCGGGGATGGCAAGGGCGGTGCGGTGAAGGCCGCCGCGGGGGCCGGGACAACTCGTTCGAGTGGCAAGCAGTCTGAGGGGTAGCCACTCAAATGAGGGGTCATTCTCCACTTCAAACGCGCAATGACTCGATGACACGCCGTTAAGGCCCCTAGGATTCTCCTTATCACCTCACCGGTCTCTTTCGACAGGAACCCCATGAGCGACACTTCCTCCCCCTTCGGCTTCGAGCTCGTGCGGCGTGGGTACGACCGCGGTCAGGTGGATGACCGCATTACGAAACTGGTCGCGGACCGCGACAGTGCGCTGGCCCGTATCACCTCGCTGGAGAAGCGCATCGAGGAGCTGCACCTCGAAACGCAGAACGCCCAGGCTCAGGTCACCGACGCCGAACCCTCCTACGCGGGCCTCGGAGCGCGCGTGGAGAAGATCCTCCGCCTCGCGGAGGAGGAGGCCAAGGAGCTGCGTGAGGAGGCCCGCCGGGCCGCCGAGCAGCACCGCGAGCTGGCCGAGTCGGCCGCCCAGCAGGTC includes the following:
- the scy gene encoding polarized growth protein Scy codes for the protein MRGNERQERQWAEADHLSQFEAEMERLKTERDKAVQHADDLGYQVEVLRAKLHEARRNLASRPAYDNLSHQAEQLLRNAQIQADQLRSDAERELREARAQTQRLLQEAAERQSRMEAELHAEAVGRRQRLDEELNERRQTVESHVNENVAWAEQLRARTESQARRLMEESRAEAEQVRAAARDEAQRVADRARERLGTAAEEARAEAESILRRARTDAERLLNAASSQAQEATDQAEQLRSSAGAESEEARRQAAELTRTAKERAQEADAALREARTEAEKLVEEAQASAAKRLSSAESENEQRTRTAKAEVARLVAEATKEAEALTSEAESLRADARAEADRLLAEAQETARSKVAEDSAAQLAKAARAAEEMLSKASQDAKATTKAAAEEAERLRREAEAEADRLREQAHDTAEQLKGAAKNDTKEYRAKTAELQEEARRLRGEAEQLRADAVAEGERIRGEARREAVQQIEEAAGTAEGLLAEAKSDAEESRSGAVAESERVRTEAIERASALRRQADEALERARAEAEQLLLEGTQAAEELTDEAEKSAAKLRAEAEEAAEERRAEAQAELDRLQGEAEEKLAAAEESLREARSGAEQLRRETQEEAARLKAEAAERRRALQQQAEEEAERLRSEAAGDASTARAEAESAAAALRGEAAAEAERLKAEAQETADRVRAEAAAAAERTGTEAAEALAEAQEEAARRRREAEQLLGEAREEAHQERTAAREQSEELLASARTRVSEAQAEAEQLVEEADRRAAELVAAAEQTAQQVRDAVAGLHEQANEEIAGLRSAAEHVAERTKSEAQEEADRVRADAHAERERAAEDAARVRQEAQEAAEAAKSLAERAVLEASEEGERLRSEAAEVLDGARRDANTARTEAAEQADQLVSEATAQAEELVAEATAKATKSVADATARAQQLRTDASDALASAEQDAARARAEARDDANRMRSEAAEQTDRLVTEARAEAERIVNEATELTSSAQDDADRTVREGQEAAERLRAEGEQRAQRMVTEASEAAERLRADAAEVLEGARADAERTGDAARTAANKTRADAAAQADELVAEAAGEAERLRTEAAERTAEAEREADRTRADAREQADRMVATATAEADRLRAEAAETVTSAQEHATRTRAESAKVREEAEAAAERTRTEAAGEADRVLDEARKDAAKRRGDAAEQADQLIAKAQEEALKTATAAEEQSDAMVGAARKEAERIVREGTAEGNSLVEKARTDADTLLGEARRDATAIRERSEELRGRIESEVEELHERARRESSEAMKNAGERVDKLIAQATEQQVAAEAKADKLMSDANSEASKVRIAAVKKAEGLIKEAENKKAAAVRDAEKMRAEAKEEAAQIVAEGKRELEVLARRQADINTEISRVQNVLEALESFEVPTQGGGDGKGGAVKAAAGAGTTRSSGKQSEG